The Thalassotalea sp. HSM 43 genome window below encodes:
- the nadA gene encoding quinolinate synthase NadA yields MLETTLAVDFDYTFPPKPAPLTDAEKQDYKDKIKVLLKEKNAVLVAHYYTDPEIQALAEETGGCVADSLEMARFGNQHPAETLIVAGVKFMGETAKVLTPEKTVLMPTLEATCSLDLGCPIDEFNKFCDQHPERTVVVYANTSTEVKARADWIVTSSCALEIVEHLDEQGETILWGPDKHLGAYIEKQTDADMIMWDGACIVHDEFKTKALSDMKALHPDAAVLVHPESPSSVVDLADAVGSTSQLIKAAQEMPNKKFIVATDRGIFYKMQQLCPDKEFFEAPTAGEGATCRSCAHCPWMAMNGLKAIHDSLIDPTGREIFVDMELRQGALKSLNRMLNFSAQLKLTQANNT; encoded by the coding sequence ATGCTAGAAACTACCTTAGCCGTTGATTTTGACTACACCTTTCCGCCTAAACCTGCGCCATTGACTGATGCAGAGAAACAGGATTACAAAGACAAAATCAAAGTCTTGTTGAAAGAGAAAAATGCGGTACTGGTTGCCCATTACTATACAGACCCTGAAATTCAGGCACTGGCTGAAGAAACCGGCGGCTGTGTAGCAGACTCATTAGAAATGGCTCGTTTTGGTAATCAACACCCAGCAGAGACGCTTATTGTTGCTGGCGTAAAGTTCATGGGTGAAACCGCAAAGGTTTTAACACCAGAAAAAACCGTACTTATGCCAACCCTAGAGGCGACCTGTTCACTCGATTTAGGTTGTCCAATCGACGAATTCAACAAGTTTTGTGATCAACACCCTGAGCGCACTGTGGTTGTTTATGCCAATACTTCAACAGAAGTAAAAGCACGTGCAGATTGGATTGTCACATCAAGCTGTGCCCTTGAAATTGTCGAACATTTGGACGAGCAGGGCGAAACCATTTTGTGGGGACCTGATAAGCATTTGGGCGCCTACATTGAAAAGCAAACTGACGCTGACATGATCATGTGGGATGGCGCGTGTATTGTTCACGATGAGTTTAAAACCAAAGCCTTGAGCGATATGAAAGCATTGCATCCAGATGCAGCTGTTTTGGTTCACCCTGAATCACCATCGTCAGTGGTTGATTTGGCTGATGCGGTAGGCTCAACCAGCCAGCTTATTAAAGCTGCGCAAGAAATGCCAAACAAAAAATTCATCGTCGCTACTGACCGCGGTATCTTCTACAAGATGCAGCAACTGTGTCCAGATAAAGAATTTTTTGAAGCGCCAACTGCCGGTGAAGGCGCAACATGTCGCAGCTGTGCGCATTGCCCGTGGATGGCAATGAACGGTTTGAAAGCCATTCATGATTCATTAATTGACCCAACGGGCCGTGAAATTTTTGTTGATATGGAGCTGCGTCAAGGTGCGTTAAAATCGCTAAATCGCATGCTTAATTTTTCTGCTCAATTAAAACTCACACAAGCCAACAATACCTAA
- a CDS encoding MFS transporter encodes MRLITVFLFYFTQGIPVGLFFYAIPAWLAANGASTAAVAGVVSASILPWTLKFFLGFIMDRYTYLPMGRRRIWIIGAQSTIVVMLILAAILSPGAKEIWLISMLAFLVNSGTAFQDVSIDSLTVDIMPEDERGKAAGIMFGGQVLGMSVFTFFGGHLIANYGPMAGYLTAALFVSSVVVFGIFIYEREGERRFPWSDGDAHPRNVHIQIKAWKPLLINSWKAMLAPISLVAFAIFCVRTMPSGIAEAYHPGLATNLGGWTQTSYTNTISAAQFASGIFALVLGGRAVTKIGAQRAALIMCILVSVCAISFGLAHNHWSNVSLLTAYFWQIEFFATMLIVAFIPIAMRLCNPGVAATQFTLYMAASNVGRPLGSSIAAATDNMGVPYLMYFILASVFVVLSIVLWFVRFPTKAPDVVQIIEQNDPIVEGEPAPKIN; translated from the coding sequence TTGCGTCTTATTACGGTATTTTTATTCTATTTTACCCAAGGTATCCCTGTTGGGCTTTTTTTCTATGCAATTCCTGCTTGGCTTGCTGCCAATGGTGCCTCTACTGCTGCCGTTGCGGGTGTAGTCAGCGCGTCTATCCTGCCTTGGACGCTTAAATTCTTTCTCGGTTTTATAATGGATCGGTACACTTATTTGCCGATGGGGCGCAGGCGTATTTGGATAATCGGCGCCCAGTCGACAATTGTCGTAATGCTCATACTCGCTGCGATACTTTCGCCTGGGGCGAAGGAAATATGGCTAATCTCTATGCTGGCTTTTCTTGTCAATTCGGGAACCGCGTTTCAGGACGTATCCATTGACAGTCTTACCGTTGATATTATGCCTGAAGATGAGCGTGGCAAAGCTGCTGGTATCATGTTTGGTGGGCAAGTATTAGGGATGTCTGTGTTCACTTTTTTCGGTGGTCACCTAATCGCAAATTATGGACCTATGGCAGGGTATCTGACCGCAGCTTTATTTGTCTCAAGCGTCGTTGTTTTCGGGATTTTTATTTACGAACGTGAAGGTGAAAGGCGTTTTCCCTGGAGTGATGGCGACGCGCATCCGCGCAATGTTCATATACAGATCAAGGCTTGGAAGCCACTATTGATCAATAGCTGGAAAGCCATGCTTGCGCCGATAAGTCTGGTTGCGTTTGCTATTTTTTGTGTCCGAACCATGCCAAGTGGCATAGCTGAGGCCTATCATCCTGGCCTTGCAACCAACCTCGGTGGTTGGACTCAGACAAGTTATACCAATACCATCTCAGCCGCCCAGTTTGCCTCTGGTATATTTGCTCTTGTGTTAGGCGGCAGGGCTGTGACAAAAATAGGTGCGCAACGTGCCGCCTTGATCATGTGTATACTGGTCAGTGTGTGTGCGATTAGCTTTGGTTTGGCACACAATCATTGGTCAAACGTTTCACTTCTTACCGCTTATTTCTGGCAGATTGAATTTTTTGCGACGATGCTAATCGTAGCCTTTATTCCAATCGCAATGCGGCTTTGCAACCCAGGTGTTGCGGCAACGCAGTTCACGCTCTATATGGCGGCATCAAATGTAGGGCGTCCACTAGGTAGTTCAATTGCTGCTGCGACAGATAATATGGGCGTGCCGTATCTCATGTATTTTATTTTGGCCAGTGTCTTCGTTGTACTGTCAATTGTGCTCTGGTTTGTCCGTTTCCCAACCAAGGCTCCTGATGTGGTGCAAATAATCGAACAAAATGACCCTATTGTCGAGGGGGAGCCGGCACCAAAAATCAACTAG